The Chryseobacterium sp. 52 genome includes a region encoding these proteins:
- a CDS encoding AIPR family protein gives MEKALQNYIEELKSDVASLVYSDGEGASFEDKFTEYCIEVFESIGKSEGARVLSYIHPNSQGGIDWKINGYCLKDQFKDENNKTYFETLDLFITCFRNDSYEYNISKDEYTKSLNQIKRFINSSLKRHIDYIDHSHTELNELIKIIGKQGKDFDRINVYFLINGFSNHDKENLEINDVDVFVHTWDVARLFKINQSSSIHEPIEIEFEKFTEEGTGLQCLQVPSIDEMYDCYLAIVPGKVLANLYKEFSNELLESNVRAFLGQKGKYNKPISDTIRTKPHMFLPYNNGITGTAESVETKLLDGQLIITRLNDFQIVNGGQTTASLYHTQKKHKEADLSKIFVQMKLTVIKNIEQKNIEVPFIARFANSQNKVTDLDLSSNNPYFVQIENLSRKKYVANSENKNLSTLWYFERVNGQFKENLNKLTTLVQQRKFKEQNPTSQKFVKSDVAKFINLWELEPNFVSQGSQKNFIHFTKKINILVSKNKLPGENLYKKLIANAILFKSIDKLFGRKNVDAIGDTNLKSFTVAYSLSYFHYLTDNRLDLWKIYEDQKIDDVLTNHFKKLLVFVFEHLVKEANNSLISEYAKRETSWNKLKETSYNEDLQTIISEYLVSTEEKENRENEKEIDTNNEEDRLFIISEIHKFGVKFWGGFSNYLDEYSLEGFNRTSVEEVLKAIQKNKNLLPRDITVGRKAIQYLSENPSFFEEVNALSNFEDKESVEIKFMFDRLKLLSKDEWKKIIDLANQTNIFTIPELGNVKSIQSSLSKNEQVKEQSLVKAYESIKKLKRFGINI, from the coding sequence ATGGAAAAAGCGTTACAAAATTACATTGAGGAATTAAAATCTGATGTTGCTTCATTGGTTTATTCAGACGGAGAAGGAGCGAGTTTTGAAGATAAATTTACAGAATATTGCATCGAAGTTTTCGAGTCTATCGGGAAATCGGAAGGCGCAAGAGTTTTGTCTTACATTCATCCAAACAGTCAAGGCGGAATCGATTGGAAAATCAACGGTTACTGCCTGAAAGACCAATTCAAAGATGAAAACAATAAGACGTATTTTGAAACTTTAGACTTATTTATTACGTGTTTTCGCAATGACAGTTATGAGTACAATATTTCGAAAGATGAATACACAAAATCGCTGAATCAAATCAAAAGATTCATCAATTCATCGCTCAAAAGACACATTGACTACATCGACCATTCGCATACAGAACTCAACGAACTGATAAAAATTATTGGCAAACAAGGTAAAGATTTTGACAGAATTAATGTTTATTTTTTAATCAATGGTTTTTCCAATCACGATAAAGAAAATTTAGAAATTAATGACGTTGATGTTTTCGTTCACACTTGGGATGTTGCAAGATTGTTTAAAATCAATCAGTCCAGCAGCATTCACGAACCGATAGAAATTGAATTTGAGAAATTTACAGAAGAAGGTACGGGTCTACAATGCCTTCAAGTTCCAAGCATCGACGAAATGTACGATTGTTATTTGGCAATTGTTCCTGGAAAAGTTTTAGCCAATTTGTATAAAGAATTTTCAAACGAACTCTTGGAAAGCAATGTTCGTGCATTCTTGGGTCAGAAAGGAAAATATAATAAACCTATTAGTGATACGATAAGAACAAAGCCTCATATGTTTCTTCCATACAATAATGGAATTACTGGAACCGCAGAAAGTGTAGAAACAAAACTTTTAGACGGGCAATTGATTATCACTAGACTCAATGATTTTCAAATTGTGAATGGGGGGCAAACTACAGCATCTCTTTATCATACTCAAAAAAAACATAAAGAAGCAGATTTGAGCAAAATATTTGTTCAAATGAAGTTAACTGTAATTAAAAATATAGAACAGAAAAATATCGAAGTTCCATTTATTGCTCGATTTGCAAATAGTCAAAATAAGGTTACCGATTTGGATTTATCATCCAATAATCCTTATTTCGTTCAGATAGAAAATCTTTCGAGAAAGAAATATGTTGCTAATTCTGAAAATAAAAATTTATCAACATTATGGTATTTTGAGCGTGTTAATGGGCAATTTAAAGAAAACCTTAATAAGCTCACAACACTTGTACAGCAAAGGAAGTTCAAAGAACAAAATCCTACAAGTCAAAAATTCGTAAAATCGGACGTTGCTAAATTTATTAATCTTTGGGAACTAGAACCAAATTTTGTATCGCAAGGTTCGCAGAAAAATTTCATTCATTTCACAAAGAAAATAAATATTCTCGTCAGTAAAAATAAATTACCCGGCGAAAATCTCTACAAAAAACTTATTGCCAATGCCATTCTATTCAAGTCAATAGATAAATTGTTTGGTAGAAAAAACGTAGATGCGATTGGGGATACCAACTTGAAATCATTTACCGTTGCATACTCCCTTTCTTATTTCCATTATTTGACGGATAATCGACTGGATTTATGGAAAATATATGAAGACCAAAAAATAGATGACGTTTTGACCAATCATTTCAAAAAACTCTTGGTTTTTGTGTTCGAACATTTGGTAAAAGAAGCTAACAATAGTTTGATTTCCGAATATGCCAAAAGAGAAACTTCTTGGAATAAACTAAAGGAAACGTCTTACAATGAAGATTTGCAGACGATTATTTCAGAATACTTAGTTTCAACTGAAGAAAAAGAAAATCGGGAAAATGAAAAGGAAATTGATACCAATAATGAAGAAGACAGGCTTTTCATCATCAGTGAAATCCACAAATTTGGAGTGAAGTTTTGGGGTGGATTTTCTAATTATCTAGACGAATATTCTCTTGAAGGTTTCAATAGAACTTCGGTAGAAGAAGTTTTAAAAGCAATTCAAAAAAATAAAAATCTTCTCCCGAGAGATATTACAGTTGGTAGAAAAGCAATCCAATATTTATCAGAAAACCCATCTTTTTTCGAGGAAGTAAATGCTTTGTCTAATTTTGAAGACAAGGAATCTGTAGAAATAAAATTTATGTTCGACCGATTAAAACTACTTTCAAAAGACGAATGGAAAAAAATAATCGACTTGGCCAATCAAACTAATATTTTTACAATACCTGAATTGGGAAATGTAAAATCTATCCAATCCTCTTTGTCAAAAAATGAGCAGGTAAAGGAACAGTCGTTGGTGAAAGCCTACGAATCTATAAAGAAATTGAAGAGGTTTGGTATTAATATTTAA
- a CDS encoding PD-(D/E)XK motif protein: MVNIKSIWETQKPTGNIIIKTRIEDIPHLNCYAATNHITGQHLYIMSVSKNVEIPELKNYRFKGVEIFPIETDDSCELNIYLLDNDLKDIFSLFIQNILEDIAESVTESEAVTKTLNVISKWKKLFDKINFNGISLEQQKGLIGELLFINHLLDHQKSSSTILNAWTGPDFEDKDFVFGATGIEIKLTSSKYPKLKITNEGQLDAQNLNELFLILYTVEDVKENGFTLNSLIDQTQQKLSANIDELKFFNERLMLLGYFEDDKEHYNKMYSLKKIYTYSVSEEFPKIIKSQLPVGVYNTSYIIELSAVENFSVEMEEITQNI, encoded by the coding sequence ATGGTTAATATAAAATCAATTTGGGAAACGCAGAAACCGACCGGCAACATCATTATAAAAACAAGGATTGAAGATATTCCGCATCTCAATTGTTACGCTGCTACCAATCATATTACTGGACAGCATTTGTACATAATGTCTGTTTCCAAAAATGTGGAAATTCCGGAACTGAAAAATTATCGTTTCAAAGGTGTTGAGATTTTTCCAATTGAAACCGATGATTCTTGCGAGCTGAATATCTATCTATTAGATAATGATCTGAAAGATATTTTTTCTTTGTTTATCCAAAATATTTTGGAAGATATTGCTGAAAGCGTGACGGAAAGTGAAGCGGTAACAAAAACCCTGAACGTCATTTCAAAATGGAAAAAACTATTTGATAAAATTAATTTCAATGGTATAAGTCTCGAACAACAGAAAGGTTTGATTGGCGAATTGCTTTTCATTAATCACCTTTTAGACCATCAGAAATCTTCCTCAACCATTTTAAACGCTTGGACTGGACCCGATTTTGAAGATAAAGATTTTGTTTTTGGAGCAACCGGAATTGAAATAAAACTCACATCCTCAAAATATCCAAAACTAAAAATCACCAATGAAGGTCAATTGGATGCTCAAAATCTGAACGAATTGTTTCTGATTTTGTACACTGTAGAAGATGTGAAAGAAAATGGTTTTACACTCAATTCTTTAATCGACCAAACCCAGCAAAAATTGTCTGCCAATATTGACGAACTCAAGTTTTTCAATGAAAGATTAATGCTTTTAGGATATTTTGAAGATGATAAAGAACACTACAACAAAATGTATTCTTTGAAGAAAATATATACTTATTCGGTTTCCGAAGAATTTCCAAAAATAATCAAAAGTCAGCTTCCAGTAGGCGTTTACAACACTTCATATATCATCGAACTTTCGGCAGTAGAAAATTTTTCAGTCGAAATGGAAGAGATTACCCAAAACATTTAA